A window of the Microvirgula aerodenitrificans DSM 15089 genome harbors these coding sequences:
- the phoR gene encoding phosphate regulon sensor histidine kinase PhoR, translating into MKAFLTRSAAWAGVLCLFALAAWFTAGAAALFAVLAIGLAAWLVFHLYHVALLIQWMRHPRPERIPEGLGSWQQIFSALYRQARQQSMNQKKLSNVLERFINAGEAMPDGVVVLDEHDRIEWLNPMAVEHFALDRKGDVGNQIANLVRQPGFHRYLTEQNYSQPLILRQSQPTERVLSVQLVPFDSTRKLILSRDITQLERVQTVHRDFVANVSHELRTPLTVIGGFVETLVDMESPSPEVLRQFLPLMMEQARRMQSLVEDLLTLSRLENGGGTQTDRVDMDELLRVLLVEAQGLSQGRHEVVLEQQSDRWLWGSVNELHSAFGNLVSNAIRYTPAGGAVTLRWQFDGNRAVFSVTDSGIGIAREHLPRLTERFYRVDRGRSRNSGGTGLGLAIVKHVLARHHARLEVSSELEKGSTFSVSFPRERVAEPDAVTP; encoded by the coding sequence ATGAAGGCATTCCTGACCCGCAGTGCCGCCTGGGCCGGCGTCCTGTGCCTGTTCGCACTGGCTGCGTGGTTCACCGCCGGTGCCGCTGCGCTGTTCGCCGTGCTGGCGATCGGTCTGGCGGCGTGGCTGGTCTTCCATCTGTACCACGTTGCGCTGCTGATCCAGTGGATGCGCCATCCGCGTCCGGAGCGCATTCCCGAGGGGCTGGGAAGCTGGCAGCAGATCTTCTCCGCGCTGTACCGCCAGGCGCGCCAGCAGAGCATGAACCAGAAGAAGCTGTCGAATGTGCTCGAACGCTTCATCAATGCCGGCGAAGCCATGCCGGACGGCGTGGTGGTGCTCGACGAGCACGACCGTATCGAATGGCTGAACCCGATGGCGGTCGAGCACTTCGCCCTCGACCGCAAGGGCGACGTCGGCAACCAGATCGCCAACCTGGTGCGTCAGCCCGGCTTTCATCGCTACCTGACCGAACAGAACTACAGCCAGCCGCTGATCCTGCGCCAGTCGCAGCCGACCGAGCGGGTGCTGTCGGTGCAGCTGGTGCCGTTCGACTCGACCCGCAAGCTGATCTTGTCGCGCGACATCACCCAGCTGGAACGGGTGCAGACCGTGCACCGTGATTTCGTCGCCAATGTGTCGCACGAGCTGCGCACGCCGCTGACGGTGATTGGCGGCTTTGTCGAGACGCTGGTCGACATGGAGTCGCCCAGCCCCGAAGTGCTGCGCCAGTTCCTGCCGCTGATGATGGAGCAGGCGCGGCGCATGCAGAGCCTGGTCGAGGACCTGCTGACGCTGTCGCGGCTGGAGAACGGCGGCGGCACCCAGACCGACCGCGTCGACATGGATGAATTGCTGCGCGTGCTGCTGGTCGAGGCGCAGGGGCTGTCGCAGGGCCGGCATGAGGTGGTGCTGGAGCAGCAGAGCGACCGCTGGCTGTGGGGCTCGGTCAACGAACTGCACAGCGCATTCGGCAACCTGGTGTCCAATGCCATCCGCTACACGCCGGCCGGCGGCGCCGTGACCCTGCGCTGGCAGTTCGACGGCAACCGCGCCGTGTTCAGCGTGACCGATTCCGGCATCGGCATCGCCCGCGAACACCTGCCGCGACTGACCGAACGCTTCTACCGGGTGGACCGGGGACGTTCGCGCAACTCGGGCGGCACCGGTCTTGGCCTGGCCATCGTCAAGCATGTGCTGGCGCGCCACCATGCGCGGCTGGAAGTCAGCAGCGAGCTGGAAAAAGGCAGTACTTTCAGCGTGTCGTTCCCGCGCGAGCGGGTCGCCGAACCGGACGCGGTCACGCCATAG
- the phoB gene encoding phosphate regulon transcriptional regulator PhoB, translating to MPANILLVEDEPAIQELIAFNLNQSGHHVLRAASAEAAMTLVKNALPDLVLLDWMLPGQSGIEFAKKLRADERTRAVPIIMLTARSDEQDKITGLETGADDYITKPFSPRELQARIKAVLRRRAPQMTDDAVEVRGLKLDPGTHRVYAGDQPLDLGPTEFRLLHFFMTHPERVHSRAQLLDQVWGDHVFVEERTVDVHIRRLRSALEGSGHDSLVQTVRGTGYRFSAQA from the coding sequence ATGCCCGCCAACATTCTGCTTGTCGAAGACGAGCCGGCGATCCAGGAACTGATCGCCTTCAATCTGAACCAGTCCGGGCACCACGTGCTGCGTGCCGCCAGCGCGGAAGCCGCAATGACACTGGTCAAGAACGCCCTGCCGGATCTGGTGCTGCTCGACTGGATGCTGCCAGGCCAGAGCGGGATCGAGTTTGCGAAGAAACTGCGCGCCGACGAGCGGACCCGCGCCGTGCCGATCATCATGCTGACCGCTCGCTCCGACGAGCAGGACAAGATCACCGGGCTGGAAACCGGCGCCGACGATTACATCACCAAGCCGTTCTCGCCGCGCGAGCTGCAGGCACGGATCAAGGCCGTGCTGCGTCGCCGCGCGCCGCAGATGACCGACGATGCAGTCGAGGTGCGCGGGCTCAAGCTCGATCCGGGCACGCACCGGGTCTATGCCGGCGACCAGCCGCTCGATCTCGGCCCGACCGAGTTCCGCCTGCTGCACTTCTTCATGACCCACCCGGAACGCGTGCACAGCCGTGCCCAGCTGCTCGACCAGGTCTGGGGCGACCATGTGTTCGTCGAGGAGCGTACCGTCGACGTTCATATCCGCCGCCTGCGCAGCGCGCTGGAAGGCAGCGGCCATGATTCGCTGGTGCAGACCGTGCGAGGCACGGGCTACCGCTTCTCGGCCCAGGCATGA
- a CDS encoding bifunctional diguanylate cyclase/phosphodiesterase, translated as MAERIPSHLPLSLYPIDRLRRILVIGFCLLVLLVTSGLLITGWHGYRNALEAERSQLGSLSRVLAAHFSQVFRASTGQLMSLTRSEEVQALLAKRNEAALHDVLRDALMLDPQSNFLTVADRHGDVVATSMVYPVHQLDIRGREVFESLRRNPAQAFLFGRPVANRINQHQFVPMAAPIESGGRLHGVVMAGIDPGFFQAFYRTLGIDDDTAIDLLQQDGTRLISFPEQSLAQTTSPQRARIVSGLIRDRREGGLFESVLDGDTRLVAIAPLEKLPLVVSVSRSKSRALAGWWAEMLSKGLLLALTMAGLTALLLVLLAQLKRLERSERRLRLTQNSVDNSAELVLWVFADGTVSYANREATRCLARNDEILIGRRIGSLMPQLEPDRWRALYLRGLDRQSELFECTLRLADGTEVAAEVTSSVLVRETGETVMCLQARDISARRRTEAALAASEARLRLALEASDTALYEMDLSSGKIVLTGSVLRRFGLHSSHLELPLEAWFAHLHEEDRARVEAEFTGWQRVPPERVESTHRVNVRNGETRWVQARGQFVDPDVLGRPQRLIGTINDVTAQKLNEARIEYYARFDALTGLANRYALYQHLSHAIDEAEVQERPIGVLFIDLDNFKNINDSLGHAVGDEVLKAVAGRLDEFIGPDDTLARLGGDEFLIILPGATEQGAGEVASCIVTAMSVPFRVGERELSTTPSIGISLYPRDGIEADHLIRNADAAMYQAKGRGRNTFQFYSSDMNDRAAERLELEVQLRTAHLRGELCLHYQPQVDAISGRIVGAEALMRWQHPEYGMISPGRFIPIAEESGLIVQIGDWAIREACRQAVVWQRQGLEPITVAVNLSGRQFQQPNFVAQVADALVETGLAPQWLELEVTESIVMHDVRQVIATLSELKQLGVQLSIDDFGTGYSSLSYLKRFPVDLLKIDQSFVRDLENDDSDAAIVRAVISLGKHLNLRLVAEGVETEGQFAFLQAAGVDLIQGFWFSRPLLAEDFAARLRDDQAEARVADLAG; from the coding sequence ATGGCTGAACGCATCCCTTCCCACCTGCCGTTGAGCCTGTATCCGATCGACCGGCTGCGCCGGATCCTGGTGATCGGTTTCTGCCTGCTTGTGCTGCTGGTGACTTCCGGGCTGCTGATTACCGGCTGGCACGGCTACCGCAATGCGCTGGAAGCCGAACGCAGCCAGCTTGGTTCCCTGTCCCGGGTGCTGGCTGCCCATTTCTCGCAAGTCTTCCGCGCCTCGACCGGGCAACTGATGTCCCTGACCCGTTCCGAGGAAGTGCAGGCCCTGCTGGCAAAGCGCAACGAGGCGGCGCTGCACGACGTGCTGCGCGATGCGCTGATGCTCGATCCGCAATCCAATTTCCTGACCGTGGCCGATCGTCACGGCGACGTGGTCGCCACCTCGATGGTCTACCCGGTGCACCAGCTGGACATTCGCGGGCGCGAAGTCTTCGAGTCGCTGCGTCGCAACCCGGCGCAGGCGTTTCTGTTCGGCCGGCCGGTCGCCAACCGCATCAACCAGCATCAGTTCGTGCCGATGGCGGCGCCGATCGAAAGTGGCGGTCGCCTGCATGGCGTGGTGATGGCGGGGATCGATCCCGGTTTTTTTCAGGCGTTCTACCGCACGCTGGGCATTGACGACGATACCGCGATCGATCTGCTGCAGCAGGACGGTACCCGGCTGATTTCGTTTCCGGAACAGAGCCTGGCGCAGACAACATCGCCACAGCGCGCCCGCATCGTCTCGGGGCTGATCCGCGATCGCCGCGAGGGCGGGCTGTTCGAATCGGTGCTGGACGGCGACACCCGGCTGGTCGCCATTGCGCCACTGGAGAAACTGCCGCTGGTGGTCAGCGTCAGCCGCAGCAAGTCCCGGGCGCTGGCCGGCTGGTGGGCGGAGATGCTGTCCAAGGGCCTGCTGCTGGCCCTGACCATGGCCGGCCTGACTGCCCTGCTGCTGGTACTGCTCGCGCAGCTGAAGCGGCTGGAGCGCAGCGAACGGCGACTGCGACTGACACAGAACTCGGTCGACAACAGCGCCGAGCTGGTGCTGTGGGTGTTTGCCGACGGCACGGTCAGTTACGCCAATCGCGAGGCAACCCGCTGCCTGGCACGGAACGACGAGATCCTGATTGGACGGCGCATCGGCAGCCTGATGCCGCAGCTGGAGCCGGATCGCTGGCGTGCGCTGTACCTGCGCGGACTGGACCGGCAAAGCGAACTGTTCGAATGCACGCTGCGGCTGGCGGACGGCACCGAAGTCGCGGCGGAAGTGACCAGCAGCGTGCTGGTGCGCGAGACCGGCGAGACCGTCATGTGCCTGCAGGCGCGCGACATCAGCGCGCGGCGCCGGACCGAGGCCGCGCTGGCCGCCAGCGAGGCCCGGTTGCGGCTGGCGCTGGAAGCGTCCGATACCGCGCTGTACGAAATGGACCTGTCCAGCGGCAAAATCGTGCTGACCGGCTCGGTGCTGCGCCGCTTCGGCCTGCACTCAAGCCACTTGGAACTGCCGCTCGAAGCCTGGTTTGCCCATCTGCATGAAGAGGATCGCGCCCGGGTCGAAGCCGAATTCACCGGCTGGCAGCGGGTGCCGCCGGAACGGGTGGAAAGCACGCACCGGGTCAATGTGCGCAACGGCGAAACGCGCTGGGTGCAGGCTCGCGGCCAGTTTGTCGACCCTGATGTGCTGGGTCGGCCGCAGCGGCTGATCGGCACCATCAACGACGTGACCGCGCAGAAACTCAACGAGGCGCGCATCGAGTATTACGCGCGCTTCGATGCGCTGACCGGGTTGGCCAACCGCTATGCGCTGTACCAGCACCTGTCGCATGCGATCGACGAGGCCGAAGTCCAGGAGCGGCCGATCGGCGTGCTGTTCATCGACCTGGACAACTTCAAGAACATCAACGATTCGCTAGGCCATGCCGTCGGCGACGAAGTGCTGAAGGCGGTAGCCGGCCGGCTGGACGAATTCATTGGCCCGGACGATACGCTGGCGCGCCTGGGCGGCGACGAATTCCTGATCATCCTGCCCGGTGCCACCGAGCAGGGCGCCGGCGAGGTGGCCTCGTGCATCGTCACCGCGATGTCGGTGCCGTTCCGGGTCGGCGAACGTGAACTGTCGACCACGCCGTCGATCGGCATCAGCCTGTATCCGCGTGACGGCATCGAGGCCGATCACCTGATCCGCAACGCCGACGCGGCGATGTACCAGGCCAAGGGGCGCGGACGCAATACCTTCCAGTTCTACAGCAGCGACATGAACGACCGCGCCGCCGAGCGGCTGGAGCTGGAAGTGCAGCTGCGCACGGCCCATCTGCGCGGCGAGCTGTGTTTGCACTACCAGCCGCAGGTGGATGCCATCAGCGGCCGCATCGTCGGTGCCGAGGCGCTGATGCGCTGGCAGCATCCCGAATACGGCATGATCTCGCCGGGACGTTTCATCCCGATCGCCGAGGAAAGCGGGCTGATCGTGCAGATCGGCGACTGGGCGATCCGCGAAGCCTGCCGGCAGGCCGTTGTCTGGCAGCGGCAGGGGCTGGAGCCGATCACGGTTGCGGTCAACCTGTCCGGCCGGCAGTTCCAGCAGCCGAACTTCGTCGCCCAGGTGGCTGATGCGCTGGTCGAGACCGGTCTGGCGCCGCAATGGCTGGAACTGGAAGTGACCGAGAGCATCGTCATGCACGATGTGCGGCAGGTGATCGCCACGCTGTCCGAGCTCAAACAGCTCGGGGTACAGCTGTCGATCGACGACTTCGGCACCGGCTACTCCAGCCTCAGCTATCTGAAGCGCTTCCCGGTCGACCTGCTGAAAATCGACCAGAGCTTCGTGCGCGACCTGGAGAACGACGATTCAGACGCCGCCATCGTGCGCGCCGTGATTTCGCTGGGCAAGCACCTGAACCTGCGCCTGGTGGCCGAAGGGGTGGAGACCGAAGGGCAGTTCGCCTTCCTGCAGGCGGCCGGCGTCGACCTGATCCAGGGCTTCTGGTTCAGCCGCCCGCTGCTGGCGGAAGATTTCGCTGCCCGGTTGCGCGACGACCAGGCCGAGGCGAGGGTGGCCGATCTGGCAGGCTGA
- the lpdA gene encoding dihydrolipoyl dehydrogenase yields MSQIELKIPDIGGHAGVDVIEVSVKVGDRVEKDDTLVTLETDKATMDVPAEAAGVVTEVRIKVGDKVGEGDVIVLLEAGSAAAATPAAAPVAPVAAPVAAAGAFAGNADIECDVLVLGGGPGGYSSAFRSADLGQKTVIVERYSTLGGVCLNVGCIPSKALLHNAAVIDEVAHLESHGIKFGKPEVDVDVLRAYKDKVIGKLTGGLAGMARARKVDIVRGEGRFLDANHLEVSVTLGEGREQTGERKVIRFKQAIIAVGSRVVKLPFIPEDPRIVDSTGALALRSVPKRMLIIGGGIIGLEMGTVYSTLGARLDVVEMMDGLMQGADRDLVKVWEKWNSHRFDNIMLNTRTTAVEAKEDGIWVTFEGEKAPAGPQCYDLVLVAAGRAPNGKLIGAENAGVLVNERGFIPVDQQQRTNVPNIYAIGDVVGQPMLAHKGVHEGHVAAENCAGHKAYFDARVIPGVAYTDPEVAWVGVTEDEARKAGRKISKGVFPWAASGRAIANGRDEGFTKLIFDADSGHIVGGAIVGPHAGDMIGEICLAIEMGCDAEDIGKTIHPHPTMGESVGMAAEVALGVCTDLPPQRRK; encoded by the coding sequence ATGAGCCAAATCGAACTGAAGATTCCCGACATCGGCGGGCATGCGGGCGTGGATGTGATCGAAGTGTCCGTGAAAGTGGGCGACCGGGTGGAGAAGGATGACACGCTGGTCACGCTGGAAACGGACAAGGCGACCATGGACGTACCGGCAGAAGCTGCCGGCGTGGTGACGGAAGTCCGGATCAAGGTCGGCGACAAGGTCGGCGAAGGTGACGTGATCGTGCTGCTGGAGGCCGGATCGGCCGCTGCCGCCACCCCTGCTGCTGCGCCAGTTGCCCCGGTGGCCGCACCCGTCGCTGCCGCAGGCGCCTTTGCCGGCAATGCCGACATCGAGTGCGATGTGCTGGTGCTTGGTGGCGGGCCCGGTGGCTACTCGTCCGCGTTCCGCAGTGCCGACCTGGGTCAGAAGACCGTGATCGTCGAGCGTTATTCGACGCTGGGTGGCGTGTGCCTGAACGTCGGCTGCATTCCGTCCAAGGCTCTGCTGCACAACGCGGCGGTGATCGACGAAGTGGCCCACCTGGAAAGCCACGGCATCAAGTTCGGCAAGCCGGAAGTCGACGTCGACGTGCTGCGCGCCTACAAGGACAAGGTCATCGGCAAGCTGACCGGTGGCCTGGCCGGCATGGCCCGCGCGCGCAAGGTCGATATCGTGCGCGGCGAAGGCCGCTTCCTCGATGCGAACCATCTCGAGGTCAGCGTGACCCTGGGCGAAGGCCGCGAACAGACCGGCGAACGCAAGGTGATCCGCTTCAAGCAGGCGATCATTGCCGTCGGCAGCCGGGTGGTGAAGCTGCCATTCATTCCCGAGGACCCGCGCATCGTCGATTCGACCGGCGCGCTGGCGCTGCGTTCGGTGCCGAAACGCATGCTGATTATCGGTGGCGGCATCATTGGCCTGGAAATGGGCACGGTGTACTCGACGCTGGGTGCGCGTCTCGACGTGGTCGAGATGATGGACGGCCTGATGCAGGGCGCGGATCGCGATCTGGTCAAGGTGTGGGAAAAGTGGAACAGCCACCGCTTCGACAACATCATGCTGAACACCCGCACCACGGCGGTCGAGGCGAAGGAAGACGGCATCTGGGTCACGTTCGAGGGCGAAAAGGCCCCGGCCGGCCCGCAATGCTACGACCTGGTACTGGTTGCCGCCGGCCGTGCGCCGAACGGCAAGCTGATCGGTGCGGAAAACGCCGGTGTGCTGGTCAACGAACGCGGCTTTATCCCGGTCGACCAGCAGCAGCGGACCAACGTGCCCAACATCTACGCCATCGGCGACGTGGTCGGCCAGCCGATGCTGGCGCACAAGGGGGTACACGAGGGGCATGTGGCGGCGGAAAACTGCGCCGGCCACAAGGCGTATTTTGATGCCCGCGTGATTCCGGGCGTCGCCTACACCGATCCGGAAGTCGCCTGGGTCGGCGTGACCGAGGATGAGGCCAGAAAGGCCGGTCGCAAGATCAGCAAGGGCGTGTTCCCGTGGGCCGCCAGCGGCCGCGCGATCGCCAATGGCCGCGACGAAGGCTTCACCAAGCTGATTTTTGATGCCGACAGCGGCCATATCGTCGGTGGTGCCATTGTCGGACCGCATGCCGGCGACATGATCGGTGAAATCTGCCTGGCGATTGAAATGGGCTGCGATGCCGAGGATATCGGCAAGACCATCCATCCGCACCCGACCATGGGCGAATCGGTCGGCATGGCGGCCGAGGTGGCGCTGGGCGTGTGTACCGACCTGCCGCCGCAACGACGCAAGTAA
- the aceF gene encoding dihydrolipoyllysine-residue acetyltransferase, which produces MSQQIELKIPDIGGHAGVDVIEVSVKVGDRVEKDDTLVTLETDKATMDVPAEAAGVVKEVRVKVGDKVGEGDVIVLLEAESAAAAPVAAPAAATPAAATPAAAPVAVAPAPVAAAPAAPAAAGGRQTLTVPDIGGHDGVDVIDVAVKAGDRIAVDDTLITLETDKATMDVPATAAGLVVEVKVRVGDKVGEGAAIVVIEAEGQAAASPAAAPAPVAAPAAVVTAPAASPVVAAAPRAVAPVDQVAFVSAHAGPSVRRLARELGVDLSKVSGTGRKNRITESDVKTFVKGVLQNPAAAVAAAPVNGSGLDLLPWPKVDFARFGPVTSEPLSRIKKISGANLSRNWVMIPHVTQFDEADITDMEAFRKQMGEELKADGVKLTPLAFLIKAAVKALQKFPAFNASLDGDNLVLKQYVNIGFAADTPNGLVVPVVKDADRKSLIEIAQETGVLAKKARDGKLLPGDMQGGCFSISSLGGIGGTAFTPIINAPEVAILGVSKSAIKPVWNGKEFAPRLMLPLSLSYDHRVIDGAAAARFTSYLSQVLGDIRRLML; this is translated from the coding sequence ATGAGCCAACAAATCGAACTGAAGATTCCCGACATCGGCGGGCATGCGGGCGTGGATGTGATCGAAGTGTCCGTGAAAGTGGGCGACCGGGTGGAGAAGGACGACACGCTGGTCACGCTGGAAACGGACAAGGCGACCATGGACGTACCGGCAGAAGCCGCCGGCGTGGTGAAGGAAGTACGGGTCAAGGTCGGCGACAAGGTCGGCGAAGGTGACGTGATCGTGCTGCTGGAGGCTGAATCGGCCGCTGCGGCGCCGGTCGCTGCCCCTGCAGCTGCCACCCCTGCAGCTGCTACCCCTGCAGCTGCCCCGGTCGCTGTTGCCCCGGCTCCGGTGGCGGCCGCACCTGCCGCTCCCGCAGCAGCAGGTGGCCGGCAAACGCTGACCGTGCCGGATATCGGCGGCCATGACGGCGTCGACGTGATCGACGTTGCGGTCAAGGCCGGTGACCGGATTGCTGTCGACGACACGCTGATCACGCTGGAAACCGACAAGGCGACCATGGACGTGCCGGCTACCGCTGCCGGTCTGGTGGTGGAAGTGAAGGTCAGGGTCGGCGACAAGGTCGGCGAGGGCGCCGCCATTGTCGTTATCGAGGCTGAAGGCCAGGCTGCCGCCTCGCCGGCCGCCGCCCCGGCCCCGGTGGCGGCACCGGCCGCTGTCGTGACCGCGCCGGCTGCCAGCCCGGTCGTGGCGGCAGCGCCGCGTGCGGTCGCTCCGGTCGATCAGGTCGCCTTTGTCAGCGCCCATGCCGGACCGTCGGTCCGCCGCCTGGCGCGCGAGCTGGGTGTCGACCTGTCGAAGGTCTCCGGCACCGGCCGCAAGAACCGCATTACCGAAAGCGACGTCAAGACCTTCGTCAAGGGCGTGCTGCAGAACCCGGCCGCGGCCGTCGCCGCTGCGCCGGTCAACGGCTCGGGCCTCGACCTGCTGCCGTGGCCGAAGGTCGATTTCGCCAGGTTCGGTCCGGTGACCAGCGAACCGCTGTCGCGGATCAAGAAAATTTCCGGCGCCAACCTGTCGCGCAACTGGGTAATGATTCCGCATGTGACCCAGTTCGACGAGGCCGACATCACCGACATGGAAGCCTTCCGCAAGCAGATGGGCGAAGAGCTGAAGGCGGACGGGGTCAAGCTGACGCCGCTGGCCTTCCTGATCAAGGCCGCGGTCAAGGCGCTGCAGAAATTCCCGGCCTTCAATGCGTCGCTGGACGGCGACAACCTGGTGCTGAAGCAATACGTGAATATCGGCTTTGCCGCCGACACGCCCAATGGTCTGGTGGTGCCGGTGGTCAAGGACGCTGACCGGAAGAGCCTGATCGAGATTGCGCAGGAAACCGGCGTGCTGGCGAAAAAGGCCCGCGACGGCAAACTGCTGCCGGGCGACATGCAGGGTGGCTGCTTCTCGATTTCCAGCCTGGGCGGTATTGGCGGCACGGCGTTCACGCCGATCATCAATGCCCCGGAAGTCGCCATCCTCGGCGTGTCCAAGTCGGCGATCAAGCCGGTGTGGAACGGCAAGGAATTCGCGCCGCGGCTGATGCTGCCGCTGAGCCTGTCCTACGATCACCGCGTGATCGACGGCGCGGCCGCTGCGCGTTTCACCAGCTACCTGAGCCAGGTGCTGGGTGATATCCGCCGCCTGATGCTGTGA